The following proteins are encoded in a genomic region of Flavobacteriales bacterium:
- the sppA gene encoding signal peptide peptidase SppA, translated as MLRFFKSVFKSVLVTLISFTIIILVFVVIGVSTGMEEGEKTKANSLLEINLSEKIVDRSSEFSFDFGNFSDEPTPLGLDDILKSIEKAKHDNNIKGIYLNIDMVNSNMASLEEIRDKLQEFKDSTDKFILSYSEVYSQKAFYISSVADKIYLHPEGYLEFKGLNYEGMFFKQALAKLEIEPQIIRHGKFKSAVEPFILDKMSDSNREQVKRFINSIWEDVKSDIAEGRNLSDDELNNIAENLLIQSAKDAVDYKLADALQYQDQVDDTLRKRLDIEDNKKIEKISLRKYIDVGVSTKKKFSKDKIAVIYAQGSINSGDGNNETIGSETTSKAIRKARKNDKIKAIVLRVNSPGGSALASETILREMDLAKKVKPVVVSMGDVAASGGYYIACKADTIVANPTTITGSIGVFGVLMNLEKMMTNKLGITTDRVKTNQFADLASPTRALSESERAIIQNQVELIYDKFISNVSEGRNMSKEEVDAIGQGRVWTGKDAIELGLVDVLGGMEDAIAIAADMANLDSYRITKLPIEKNPIEKILEDLGGQVKTRIIKNELGSAFPYYKQMNEIVNMEKIQMRMPNQFEIY; from the coding sequence ATGCTACGATTCTTCAAAAGTGTTTTTAAATCTGTTCTAGTAACACTTATATCATTTACAATTATCATACTAGTATTTGTTGTAATTGGTGTTTCGACAGGAATGGAGGAAGGTGAAAAAACCAAGGCAAATAGCCTCTTAGAAATTAATTTATCTGAAAAAATTGTAGATAGATCGTCTGAATTTTCTTTCGATTTTGGCAATTTTAGTGATGAGCCTACCCCTCTAGGATTAGACGATATCTTGAAATCTATCGAAAAAGCCAAGCACGACAATAACATAAAAGGGATATACTTAAATATCGACATGGTTAACTCTAACATGGCGTCTTTAGAAGAAATTCGAGATAAGCTACAAGAGTTTAAAGACTCAACAGATAAGTTCATCCTATCTTACAGTGAAGTATATTCTCAAAAGGCATTTTATATTTCTTCAGTGGCAGACAAAATTTATTTACATCCAGAAGGTTATCTAGAGTTTAAAGGGTTGAATTATGAGGGGATGTTTTTTAAACAAGCCCTTGCAAAGTTAGAGATAGAACCTCAAATTATACGTCACGGTAAATTCAAAAGTGCTGTTGAGCCATTTATCCTTGATAAAATGAGCGATTCGAACAGAGAACAAGTAAAGCGTTTCATCAATTCAATTTGGGAAGATGTAAAATCAGACATTGCCGAGGGTAGAAACCTATCTGATGATGAACTGAATAATATCGCTGAAAATTTATTGATACAATCTGCAAAAGATGCTGTTGACTACAAACTTGCTGATGCCTTACAATACCAAGACCAGGTTGATGATACTCTTAGAAAAAGACTTGATATTGAGGACAACAAAAAAATTGAGAAAATCTCTTTACGAAAATATATAGACGTTGGTGTTAGCACCAAAAAGAAATTCTCAAAAGATAAAATAGCTGTTATTTATGCTCAAGGCTCTATTAATAGTGGTGATGGCAATAACGAAACTATTGGTTCAGAAACGACTTCGAAAGCCATTCGAAAAGCTAGAAAAAATGATAAGATAAAAGCCATTGTATTGAGAGTAAACTCACCTGGAGGAAGTGCTCTAGCGTCAGAAACCATACTCCGAGAAATGGATCTCGCTAAAAAGGTTAAACCTGTCGTTGTATCAATGGGTGATGTTGCTGCTTCTGGCGGCTACTATATTGCTTGTAAAGCCGATACTATTGTGGCTAACCCCACAACCATAACAGGCTCAATAGGTGTGTTTGGAGTATTGATGAACCTTGAAAAGATGATGACTAACAAATTGGGAATCACTACCGATAGAGTAAAGACTAATCAATTTGCCGACTTAGCTTCGCCTACTCGAGCACTGAGTGAGTCTGAACGAGCAATCATACAAAACCAAGTAGAGTTGATTTACGATAAGTTCATCAGCAATGTTTCAGAGGGCAGAAATATGAGTAAAGAAGAAGTAGATGCTATTGGTCAAGGTAGGGTATGGACAGGAAAAGATGCTATTGAATTAGGATTAGTAGACGTTTTAGGCGGAATGGAAGACGCCATAGCTATAGCCGCAGATATGGCAAACTTAGACTCATATAGAATCACTAAGCTACCTATTGAAAAAAATCCTATTGAAAAAATCCTTGAAGATTTGGGCGGTCAAGTGAAGACTAGAATAATCAAAAACGAATTGGGTAGTGCTTTCCCTTATTACAAACAAATGAATGAGATTGTGAACATGGAGAAAATTCAAATGCGAATGCCTAACCAATTTGAGATTTATTAA
- a CDS encoding DUF2797 domain-containing protein, which translates to MKITGSLLKMTSQLSQPIQYHLPIGSESVDMNSLINKPVRFTFENQIFCTDCGAKTYKSFNQGLCYPCFQSSPIASECIIHPERCQAHLGIGRDMEWEKKYHLTPQIVYLALTANAKVGITRKPQIPARWIDQGAVQTIILAETPNRYLAGVIEVTLKDFIADKTHWQKMLKNDINTSIDLHSLKEEMKGFLPAELKQYVVDDSELLELNYPVLEYPKKVKSMSFDKLEVIEGTLTGIKGQYLMFDYLNVLNVRKHQGYVVSIEY; encoded by the coding sequence ATGAAAATAACAGGTTCTTTGTTGAAAATGACATCTCAATTGTCACAGCCTATACAGTATCATCTTCCTATAGGTAGCGAGAGTGTAGATATGAACTCTCTAATTAATAAGCCTGTAAGGTTCACTTTTGAAAATCAAATTTTCTGTACCGATTGTGGTGCTAAAACGTACAAATCTTTCAATCAAGGTCTTTGTTACCCTTGTTTTCAGTCTTCTCCAATAGCTTCAGAGTGTATCATTCACCCAGAAAGGTGTCAGGCACATCTTGGTATCGGTAGAGATATGGAGTGGGAGAAAAAATACCATTTAACGCCTCAAATTGTTTATCTAGCTCTGACAGCTAATGCCAAAGTAGGTATAACTAGAAAACCTCAAATACCTGCCCGTTGGATTGATCAAGGGGCAGTGCAGACCATTATTTTAGCAGAAACACCTAACCGCTACTTAGCAGGCGTTATAGAAGTTACTTTGAAAGATTTTATCGCAGATAAAACTCATTGGCAAAAAATGTTGAAAAACGATATCAATACGAGTATAGATTTACATTCTTTAAAAGAAGAAATGAAAGGGTTTTTGCCAGCTGAACTAAAACAATATGTTGTTGATGACTCTGAGTTGTTGGAATTGAATTACCCTGTGCTTGAATACCCTAAGAAAGTCAAGAGTATGAGCTTCGATAAGCTTGAGGTCATTGAAGGAACTTTAACAGGAATCAAGGGCCAATATTTAATGTTTGACTATTTGAATGTGTTGAATGTTAGAAAGCATCAAGGTTATGTGGTCAGTATTGAGTATTAA
- the folK gene encoding 2-amino-4-hydroxy-6-hydroxymethyldihydropteridine diphosphokinase, protein MNTVYLLLGSNLGNSREMFEEAIHMLRESVGHLSKRSSIYESLPWGFEHENNFINQALGISTELSPLEVLDRCLSIERKLGRTRTNSKTYQARVIDIDILLFNSESIEEENLIIPHEHLHNRRFALTPLNEIASEQIHPKFGNTIEQLLYSCSDNSKVSKL, encoded by the coding sequence ATGAATACAGTGTATTTGCTTTTAGGAAGTAATTTAGGAAACTCTAGAGAGATGTTTGAAGAAGCGATTCATATGTTAAGGGAAAGTGTTGGACATCTTTCAAAGCGTTCATCTATATATGAATCCCTGCCTTGGGGCTTTGAGCATGAAAACAACTTCATCAATCAAGCATTAGGCATTTCTACTGAATTGTCACCTCTTGAAGTTTTGGATCGTTGTCTTTCTATTGAACGTAAACTGGGAAGAACGAGAACAAATTCCAAAACGTATCAAGCAAGAGTAATTGACATAGATATTTTACTTTTTAATTCTGAATCAATTGAAGAAGAAAATCTTATTATCCCTCATGAGCATTTGCACAACCGACGTTTTGCATTAACGCCTTTGAATGAAATTGCTTCAGAACAAATTCATCCTAAATTCGGTAACACGATTGAGCAATTGTTGTATTCTTGTAGTGACAATTCAAAAGTTAGTAAATTATGA
- the mutS gene encoding DNA mismatch repair protein MutS, which yields MKQYNSIKAKYPNAMLLFRVGDFYETFGEDAILSSKILGITLTKRSNGSSNDALAGFPHHALDTYLPKLVRSGQRVAICDQLEDPKATKKIVKRGVTELVTPGVSYNDKVLDHKVNNFLASIHFGSKEIGLSFLDISTGEFLLAQGKDEYIAKLLQSFNPSEVVFQKQHHKKFIDLFGDKYYISSLEDWVFTKEFSQEKLLSHFGTISLKGFGVEELNDGTVAAGAALHYLTETQHHHIKHIANLQRIEEAKHVWMDRFTIRNLELFHSHNDGATTLVDILDHSITPMGSRLLKRWVAFPLKEKQLIEDRLSAVEYLMEESDDKPETINHIKEIGDLERLISKVATARINPREVVQLKRALIAVEPVKQFCQQSNNKALIQLSEHINLCEFIRNRIDKEIDDNAPVAINKGQVIASGVNVSLDELRAIAKDSHILLQQILERETERTGIPSLKIAFNNVFGYYLEVRNTHKDKVPEDWIRKQTLVNAERYITEELKELETKILGAEEKILALESQLFNDLVLSLIDFIPEVQINAQRIAQLDVLMSFASLSQRHQYTRPAISDDYTLKISKGRHPVIEQQLAVGEEYIANDIYLDREKQQIIMITGPNMSGKSAILRQTALIVLLAQIGCFVPAEAAEIGLVDKIFTRVGASDNISQGESTFMVEMNETASILNNVSERSLILLDEIGRGTSTYDGISIAWAIAEFLHQHPSQAKTLFATHYHELNEMTNSFERIRNFNVSVKEIGQQILFLRKLVEGGSAHSFGIHVAKMAGMPKSVVERAKVIMKRLEKAHSSKEEVSNQEKLSQDDDMQLSFFQLDDPILESIRDEIQDLDINSLTPVEALMKLNEIKKMTGK from the coding sequence ATGAAACAATACAATAGTATTAAGGCGAAATATCCTAATGCAATGTTGTTATTTAGAGTAGGGGATTTTTATGAAACTTTTGGTGAAGATGCCATTCTTTCCTCTAAAATACTCGGCATTACATTAACCAAACGCTCTAATGGCTCTTCTAACGATGCTTTAGCAGGGTTTCCACATCATGCCTTAGATACGTATTTGCCTAAATTAGTTCGGTCAGGTCAGCGTGTAGCGATTTGTGATCAATTAGAAGACCCAAAAGCTACTAAGAAAATTGTTAAAAGAGGAGTTACGGAATTAGTAACGCCAGGCGTTTCTTATAATGATAAAGTCCTTGATCATAAGGTCAATAATTTTTTAGCATCTATTCATTTTGGTTCAAAAGAAATAGGACTTTCTTTTTTGGATATTTCAACGGGGGAGTTTTTACTTGCTCAAGGTAAGGACGAGTATATAGCTAAGTTACTCCAGAGTTTCAATCCATCTGAAGTTGTTTTTCAAAAACAACACCACAAAAAGTTTATTGATTTATTTGGCGATAAATATTATATCAGCTCATTAGAGGATTGGGTGTTTACAAAAGAATTTTCGCAAGAGAAATTGTTATCGCACTTTGGTACGATTTCTTTGAAAGGTTTTGGTGTAGAAGAACTCAACGATGGAACGGTAGCTGCCGGTGCTGCGCTTCATTACTTAACAGAAACACAGCATCATCACATTAAGCATATTGCTAATCTTCAGCGTATAGAAGAGGCAAAGCATGTTTGGATGGACCGTTTCACGATTCGTAACTTGGAATTGTTTCATTCACATAACGATGGTGCTACGACTTTAGTAGATATCCTTGACCATAGCATTACGCCTATGGGTTCACGTTTATTAAAGCGTTGGGTGGCCTTTCCATTGAAAGAAAAACAACTTATCGAAGATCGCTTATCTGCGGTCGAATATCTGATGGAAGAAAGTGATGATAAGCCTGAAACTATAAATCATATTAAAGAAATAGGAGATCTAGAGCGACTCATTTCTAAAGTTGCTACTGCTCGAATTAATCCACGAGAAGTCGTTCAGCTAAAACGTGCTTTAATTGCTGTCGAGCCTGTGAAACAATTTTGCCAACAGTCTAATAATAAGGCTTTGATACAATTGTCAGAACACATTAATCTTTGTGAGTTCATCAGAAATAGAATTGACAAAGAAATAGATGATAACGCACCTGTTGCTATCAATAAAGGGCAAGTGATTGCCAGTGGTGTCAATGTTAGTCTTGATGAGTTAAGGGCTATTGCCAAAGATAGTCACATTCTTCTTCAGCAAATTTTGGAAAGAGAAACTGAACGTACTGGAATTCCTTCTTTAAAGATTGCTTTTAACAATGTTTTTGGTTATTATCTTGAGGTGCGTAACACACACAAAGACAAGGTGCCAGAAGATTGGATAAGAAAACAAACTTTGGTTAACGCTGAACGTTATATAACGGAAGAACTTAAAGAATTAGAAACTAAAATATTAGGAGCTGAAGAAAAGATTTTGGCTTTAGAAAGTCAATTATTTAATGATTTAGTCTTAAGTCTAATAGATTTTATTCCTGAGGTGCAAATTAACGCTCAGCGTATTGCTCAGTTGGATGTTTTGATGTCATTTGCCTCTCTTTCTCAAAGACACCAATATACTAGGCCCGCTATTTCGGATGATTATACTTTGAAAATAAGCAAAGGAAGACACCCTGTTATCGAACAACAATTAGCTGTTGGAGAAGAATATATCGCCAACGACATTTATTTGGATAGAGAAAAGCAGCAAATTATAATGATTACGGGTCCTAATATGTCTGGTAAGTCAGCCATTTTAAGACAAACTGCACTAATTGTTTTATTAGCTCAAATAGGTTGTTTTGTTCCTGCCGAAGCGGCTGAAATAGGCTTGGTAGATAAAATTTTTACAAGAGTAGGGGCGTCTGATAACATTTCTCAAGGGGAATCTACTTTCATGGTAGAAATGAATGAAACGGCGAGTATCCTAAATAATGTGTCAGAGAGAAGTTTAATTCTGCTGGATGAAATAGGACGAGGAACGAGTACTTACGATGGTATTTCTATAGCATGGGCAATAGCCGAATTTTTGCATCAACACCCTTCGCAGGCCAAGACATTGTTTGCTACACATTATCATGAGCTTAATGAAATGACTAATTCATTTGAAAGGATAAGAAACTTTAATGTTTCGGTAAAAGAGATTGGTCAGCAGATTTTATTTTTAAGAAAGCTTGTAGAAGGTGGTAGTGCTCATAGTTTTGGTATTCATGTAGCTAAAATGGCAGGTATGCCAAAATCTGTTGTGGAAAGGGCTAAAGTGATAATGAAGCGTTTAGAAAAAGCTCATTCTTCGAAAGAAGAAGTTTCTAATCAAGAAAAGCTATCGCAAGATGATGATATGCAGCTCAGTTTTTTCCAACTAGATGATCCAATATTGGAGAGTATCAGAGATGAAATTCAAGATTTGGATATCAATTCATTGACGCCAGTTGAAGCTTTGATGAAATTGAATGAGATAAAAAAGATGACAGGAAAATAA
- a CDS encoding deoxynucleoside kinase, which translates to MSYQFITIEGNIGVGKTTFSKMLANELNYRIVLEEFADNPFLPKFYEQPERYAFSLELFFMAERYRQLGDLRDQDLFSHGVVSDYFFVKSKLFAENNLSDDELLLFNRLSDIALKNLPKPDLIIYLHSDVSRLQQNIQKRGRSYEQNISDEYLLDIQNKYFDFFKKHSDFPILVVDVSEVDFVNQSHVFQQLLNLTSDTYSKGFHRISLT; encoded by the coding sequence ATGAGCTATCAGTTTATCACTATAGAAGGAAATATAGGAGTAGGCAAGACAACATTTTCTAAGATGTTAGCTAATGAACTTAACTACCGTATTGTGCTGGAAGAGTTTGCTGACAATCCATTTTTGCCTAAGTTTTATGAGCAGCCTGAAAGGTATGCCTTTTCTTTGGAGCTGTTTTTTATGGCCGAGCGTTACCGTCAGTTAGGAGATTTACGTGATCAAGACTTATTTTCACATGGTGTTGTTTCAGACTACTTTTTCGTAAAATCTAAGTTGTTTGCTGAAAACAACCTCAGTGATGATGAACTTTTGTTGTTTAATCGATTATCCGATATTGCTCTTAAAAACTTACCTAAGCCAGATTTAATCATCTATTTACATTCTGATGTAAGCCGACTTCAACAAAATATTCAGAAAAGAGGCAGAAGTTATGAGCAAAATATTTCTGATGAATATCTTTTAGATATTCAAAATAAGTATTTTGACTTCTTTAAAAAACATTCAGACTTTCCTATTCTTGTTGTTGACGTTAGTGAGGTCGATTTTGTTAATCAGTCCCATGTATTTCAGCAGTTATTGAATTTAACTTCTGACACCTATTCAAAAGGGTTTCATCGAATTTCCTTGACATAA
- a CDS encoding RNA methyltransferase — protein MRKLKNKELKRLNLEEFKSKKKVPIVIVLDNVRSAHNVGSVFRTSDAFLIEKIILCGICPIPPKNEIRKTALGATESVEWIYTENSIDSIKTLKDAGYKIASVEQADNSTHLNDFSLDKNQKIALVFGNEVNGVNDEIVQMSDSVIEIPQHGTKHSFNVSVSVGIVLWDFSRKI, from the coding sequence ATGCGTAAGTTAAAAAATAAGGAGCTAAAAAGACTCAATTTAGAAGAATTTAAAAGCAAAAAAAAAGTACCTATCGTTATTGTTCTCGATAATGTTAGAAGTGCACATAATGTAGGCTCTGTTTTTAGAACTTCCGACGCCTTCCTTATTGAAAAGATTATACTCTGTGGAATTTGCCCAATTCCACCAAAAAATGAAATCCGCAAAACAGCATTAGGGGCTACCGAATCTGTTGAATGGATATATACAGAAAACAGTATAGACTCCATTAAAACTTTAAAAGATGCAGGGTATAAAATTGCTAGTGTAGAACAAGCTGACAACTCTACTCACTTAAATGATTTTTCATTAGATAAAAACCAAAAAATAGCTCTAGTTTTTGGGAATGAAGTTAATGGTGTAAATGACGAGATCGTTCAGATGAGCGATTCTGTTATTGAAATTCCACAACACGGCACGAAACACTCTTTTAATGTATCCGTTAGTGTTGGTATTGTTCTATGGGATTTTAGCCGCAAAATATAA
- a CDS encoding GH3 auxin-responsive promoter family protein, translating into MIFSIKNSLMSWVMRKRIHQIELFIKYPNDVQHDWFENLLNTAQHTEWGKKYRYNEINTYNTYRERVPISTYEDLSPFIERLRKGQENILWPTESKWFAKSSGTSGHRSKFIPVTKESLKDCHFKGGKDMLSLYCFNYPETQVFNGKSVIMGGSHEPSLSTHKKDGDLSAIIVDNLPFWVNIHQTPNKDIRLMNDFEKKIEQMALITSNEDVRTISGVPSWMLVLFNKILDVKGVNNISEVWPNLELYMHGGVSFTPYKNQFEKLIPKRVNFLETYNASEGFFGIQDQKNSNEMLLMLDYGIFYEFIPVEDIDSQKAIPLWEVEKGKPYAMVISTNAGLWRYLIGDTVIFTSTKPYRIQIIGRIGQFINAFGEELIMSNAEKALKIACEKTGANINEYTAGPKYMSETGQGAHEWVFEFNNKPNSIDKFVHELDQNLKKMNSDYAAKRNKNLALQQPIVHTVENGFFYKWMKTQGKLGRQFKVPRLSNNRNNLDSIFKLMKTL; encoded by the coding sequence ATGATATTTTCTATAAAAAATAGTCTTATGTCGTGGGTAATGCGAAAGCGTATTCACCAAATAGAACTCTTTATAAAATACCCCAATGACGTACAACACGATTGGTTTGAAAACCTCTTAAATACAGCTCAACATACGGAATGGGGAAAGAAATATCGTTATAACGAAATAAATACTTACAATACATATAGAGAAAGAGTACCTATTTCAACATATGAAGATTTATCACCCTTCATAGAAAGGTTAAGAAAAGGGCAAGAGAATATTTTGTGGCCTACCGAGAGCAAGTGGTTTGCCAAATCTTCGGGTACTAGTGGACATAGAAGTAAGTTCATTCCTGTCACAAAGGAATCTCTTAAAGATTGCCATTTTAAAGGTGGTAAAGACATGCTATCCCTTTATTGCTTCAATTATCCTGAAACGCAGGTTTTTAATGGTAAAAGCGTAATTATGGGTGGTAGCCACGAGCCCTCCTTGAGTACTCACAAAAAAGACGGAGATTTATCGGCTATCATAGTCGATAATCTACCCTTTTGGGTAAATATCCATCAGACCCCCAATAAGGACATCCGTTTAATGAACGATTTTGAAAAGAAAATTGAACAAATGGCACTGATTACATCAAACGAAGATGTGAGAACAATTTCTGGTGTCCCATCTTGGATGCTTGTACTATTTAATAAAATACTAGATGTCAAAGGTGTGAATAACATCAGTGAGGTATGGCCAAATCTAGAGCTATACATGCATGGAGGCGTTAGCTTTACACCTTACAAGAATCAGTTTGAAAAACTTATACCTAAGAGGGTTAATTTTTTGGAAACTTACAATGCTTCTGAGGGTTTTTTTGGCATTCAAGATCAGAAAAACAGCAATGAAATGTTACTCATGCTCGATTACGGTATTTTTTACGAATTCATTCCCGTTGAGGATATAGATAGCCAGAAAGCAATTCCTTTATGGGAAGTAGAAAAAGGGAAGCCGTATGCAATGGTCATTTCAACAAATGCTGGTTTATGGCGATACCTTATTGGAGATACGGTTATTTTCACATCTACCAAACCTTACAGAATTCAAATAATTGGACGAATAGGACAGTTCATTAATGCATTTGGAGAAGAACTAATAATGTCTAATGCAGAAAAAGCTTTAAAGATAGCTTGTGAAAAAACAGGTGCCAACATAAACGAATATACAGCCGGACCAAAATACATGTCTGAAACAGGTCAAGGGGCTCACGAATGGGTTTTTGAATTTAACAACAAACCTAACAGTATTGATAAATTCGTTCATGAGTTAGATCAAAATTTAAAAAAAATGAACTCTGATTATGCTGCTAAAAGAAATAAAAATTTAGCATTACAACAGCCGATTGTTCATACTGTCGAAAATGGTTTTTTCTACAAATGGATGAAAACTCAAGGGAAATTAGGTCGTCAATTTAAAGTTCCAAGATTATCAAATAACAGGAATAATTTAGATTCTATTTTTAAATTGATGAAAACACTATGA
- a CDS encoding queuosine precursor transporter, translated as MKSQAQTLYLILSGLFIASLVCCNLIFQKFFTWTPFGIYTFEISAGIIPYPITFLVTDIISEIYGRKKANSVVLSGLFASIFVLGIVMVANNVTATEWSPVNDTTFSNVFGLTGIAVGASMLAYLLAQFVDIRIFHFWKNLTKGKHLWLRNNASTFSSQLVDTATVLLLLCVAGAIAWDKFWILLLNGFLFKVIMALIDTPILYIVIGLIRKKLNLKVGEEVEI; from the coding sequence TTGAAATCTCAGGCACAAACACTTTACCTTATACTCAGCGGTCTTTTTATTGCCTCATTGGTATGCTGTAATTTAATTTTTCAAAAATTCTTTACATGGACACCCTTTGGCATTTATACCTTTGAAATTTCGGCAGGAATAATACCCTACCCTATTACCTTTTTAGTGACAGATATCATTTCAGAAATTTACGGAAGAAAAAAAGCTAATTCGGTAGTACTATCTGGTTTGTTTGCAAGTATTTTTGTGTTGGGTATCGTTATGGTGGCAAATAACGTAACTGCTACTGAATGGTCTCCAGTTAACGACACTACATTCTCCAATGTTTTTGGATTGACAGGCATAGCTGTTGGTGCATCAATGCTTGCTTATCTACTTGCACAATTTGTGGATATTAGAATATTTCATTTTTGGAAAAATTTAACCAAAGGCAAACACCTATGGCTAAGAAATAACGCCTCTACTTTCAGCTCTCAACTCGTTGATACTGCTACTGTATTGTTGTTATTGTGTGTTGCTGGGGCTATTGCATGGGATAAGTTCTGGATATTGTTGCTGAATGGCTTTCTATTTAAAGTAATAATGGCTTTGATAGACACCCCTATACTCTATATTGTGATTGGACTAATAAGGAAAAAATTGAACCTTAAAGTTGGTGAAGAAGTAGAAATTTAA
- a CDS encoding tetratricopeptide repeat protein, whose translation MKNRHFFSLPIIFSLILLISSCGLDSMVSKFNTLNFTVTPTQVEVHGGNIDIELEVKIPEKYFLKSAEADFRAMLAPSADSENKVFFDPVKLQGEKISSNGKTIGFITGGQFTYKGTIKYSEEMADYDLFATAIATMNDNSKSLGAVKVAEGVMATSTRVMNSEVPAVSDHTYEKVTVLEETAVIYFTVNQSNVRYSQKSSDEIKKLKEFAKLGYETKNIEISSFASPEGTLDVNDKVSDNRANSTFSYAKKLMKQLKVDGAKNDDLYIQSSKGEDWRGFNKLVNSSDMKDKSKVLNIVRNQKDPQKREESIRDMAEIYDAIENDVLPKLRKATITLRVFEPKKTDEEIASLAIADPAQLDIKEMLYAASLIEDNSIKKTIYNATSKSFANDYRAYNNLAGIYIQEKNMNKAIDMLGKASKYNANAAEVKENQGIIAAIEGDYNKAASLYNSSNASDVNKGILAIKTGDYSSATSKLKGNDYNATLAKIMNGNPVVTTDNSAAGNYLNAIVNARTGNTDKCIEFLSKAIEIDANYKNEAKKDFEFKKLKDNVGFQALIN comes from the coding sequence ATGAAAAATAGACACTTTTTCAGTTTACCTATAATTTTTTCACTTATCCTATTAATTAGTTCATGCGGACTAGATTCAATGGTTTCAAAATTTAATACACTCAATTTCACTGTTACTCCTACCCAAGTGGAGGTTCATGGTGGAAATATAGATATTGAACTTGAGGTGAAAATTCCTGAAAAATACTTCCTAAAAAGTGCAGAAGCTGATTTCAGAGCTATGCTAGCTCCATCTGCCGATAGCGAAAATAAAGTATTTTTTGATCCTGTAAAACTACAAGGCGAAAAAATCTCTAGTAATGGTAAAACTATCGGCTTTATAACAGGCGGACAGTTCACCTATAAAGGGACAATAAAGTACTCTGAAGAAATGGCTGACTACGATCTATTCGCTACAGCTATTGCTACAATGAACGATAATAGTAAAAGCCTCGGCGCAGTAAAAGTTGCTGAAGGAGTTATGGCTACTTCTACACGAGTAATGAATAGCGAAGTGCCTGCTGTTTCGGATCACACCTATGAAAAAGTTACTGTTTTAGAAGAAACAGCTGTTATATACTTTACAGTAAATCAATCTAATGTTAGATACTCTCAGAAAAGTTCAGACGAAATCAAAAAATTGAAAGAGTTTGCTAAGCTAGGCTATGAAACAAAAAACATAGAGATATCTTCTTTCGCTTCACCTGAAGGAACTTTAGATGTAAACGACAAAGTATCAGACAACAGGGCTAACTCTACATTCTCCTATGCTAAGAAGTTAATGAAACAATTAAAAGTCGATGGAGCTAAAAATGACGATTTGTATATTCAGAGCTCTAAAGGTGAAGATTGGAGAGGTTTTAATAAGCTCGTAAACTCTTCTGATATGAAAGACAAAAGTAAAGTCTTAAATATTGTAAGAAATCAAAAAGACCCTCAAAAAAGAGAAGAGTCTATTAGAGATATGGCCGAAATATATGACGCTATTGAAAATGATGTATTACCAAAACTGAGAAAGGCAACGATAACATTAAGAGTATTTGAACCGAAAAAAACGGATGAAGAAATTGCTTCTCTAGCTATTGCTGACCCTGCTCAACTTGATATCAAAGAAATGCTTTATGCCGCTTCTTTGATTGAGGACAACTCTATAAAAAAGACCATTTATAATGCAACGAGCAAATCATTTGCTAACGATTATAGAGCATACAACAACTTGGCTGGAATTTATATCCAAGAAAAAAATATGAATAAAGCAATTGATATGTTGGGCAAGGCATCTAAATACAATGCCAACGCTGCTGAAGTAAAAGAGAATCAAGGTATTATTGCAGCCATTGAAGGTGATTATAACAAGGCAGCGTCCTTATACAACTCTTCTAACGCATCTGATGTAAACAAAGGTATCTTAGCTATTAAAACAGGCGATTATAGCTCTGCTACAAGTAAGCTAAAAGGTAACGATTACAATGCAACCCTTGCTAAAATAATGAATGGCAATCCTGTTGTTACAACAGATAATTCAGCCGCAGGAAATTACCTCAATGCAATAGTAAACGCAAGAACAGGTAACACAGATAAATGCATTGAATTCTTATCTAAAGCAATTGAAATAGACGCTAATTACAAGAATGAAGCTAAAAAGGATTTTGAGTTCAAAAAACTGAAAGATAATGTCGGATTTCAAGCGTTGATAAACTAA